A genome region from Mesorhizobium sp. B2-1-8 includes the following:
- a CDS encoding CGNR zinc finger domain-containing protein, whose protein sequence is MLGGAPALDIANTLHWRDGAEIDFIPTYQDLLDFCIPALLLSENEGRVLKRLSLNHQGVARDVHLEVLKLRAALKSWLDATVQNLDGGLVSKRTALRGIHKAIAQAGGSAGLGEILNLTSASTHQAIYLPLRRSAAAAVMLVLFPSGNDIRQCEADKCGGFFVNDSRSKPRRWCSMNSCGNRAKAARYRQAHRKMFRTRMGDKGV, encoded by the coding sequence ATGCTGGGTGGCGCGCCCGCACTTGACATTGCCAACACATTGCACTGGCGAGATGGGGCCGAGATCGATTTCATTCCAACCTACCAAGACCTGCTGGACTTTTGCATTCCGGCCCTGTTGCTGTCGGAAAATGAAGGGCGGGTCCTCAAGCGTCTCTCCCTAAATCACCAAGGCGTCGCCCGCGATGTGCATCTCGAGGTGCTAAAGTTACGCGCAGCACTCAAATCGTGGCTCGATGCGACGGTGCAAAACCTTGACGGTGGTCTCGTCTCGAAACGCACCGCCTTGCGCGGCATTCATAAAGCGATAGCGCAAGCGGGCGGATCGGCAGGCCTTGGCGAAATCCTGAACCTCACATCCGCGTCGACACACCAAGCGATTTACCTGCCCCTGCGCCGGTCGGCCGCAGCCGCCGTCATGCTAGTCCTGTTCCCGTCAGGAAACGATATCCGGCAATGTGAGGCTGACAAATGCGGCGGCTTCTTCGTCAACGATAGCCGCTCAAAACCGAGACGCTGGTGCTCGATGAACAGTTGCGGCAACCGCGCCAAGGCGGCGCGCTATCGCCAGGCACATCGGAAAATGTTCCGGACCCGAATGGGTGACAAAGGAGTGTAA
- a CDS encoding YidB family protein — MERESAIQTIPTVGFWTRSPRGVSATALGDILDRFRNAGAGSKADSWVGAGPNEPIKPHEVETAIDAQILEALSRQTGLSREELIARITRDLPDAIDRKTPNGNLPTDHQTNVSVEPMLLDVVPQTWRGVPAR, encoded by the coding sequence GTGGAGCGGGAGAGCGCGATTCAAACAATCCCCACGGTGGGATTCTGGACCAGGTCACCAAGGGGCGTTTCCGCCACCGCGCTCGGCGATATTCTCGACCGCTTCAGAAATGCAGGTGCAGGCTCGAAGGCGGACTCTTGGGTTGGCGCTGGGCCGAACGAGCCGATCAAGCCACACGAGGTGGAAACGGCTATAGACGCGCAGATCCTGGAAGCGCTTTCCAGGCAGACCGGCCTTTCGCGCGAGGAGCTAATTGCAAGGATCACCAGGGATCTGCCGGATGCCATTGACCGGAAGACCCCAAACGGCAACCTGCCAACTGATCACCAAACCAACGTCTCGGTCGAGCCGATGCTGCTCGACGTGGTGCCACAGACCTGGCGCGGGGTGCCGGCGCGATAG
- a CDS encoding alpha/beta hydrolase family esterase: protein MRKVSDTIARLAAIRARQPSPLPDFRSDRLLNLTGFGSNPGALNARIYLPKGLPKGAPLVVVLHGCTQNAAAYDHHSGWSRLADEAGFALLFPEQQRANNPNLCFNWFLPADVRRGSGEVLSIRQMIETMVVIQGLDRKRIFITGLSAGGAMAAAMLATYPDVFAGGAIIAGLPYGSATTIPEAFDRMRGHGGRSDKDLQGALRSASDHRGPWPRISIWHGTADRTVAHSNAEAVAAQWQGVHGLEKTPTRSEVSGRHARRLWLDPAGEVALEINSIAGMGHGTPLANDGFSAPGPFMLDSGISSTRETARFWGIVATEKSVSTRSRQKVVDGERLLTRTPLPDMEQSPDPNAVKQFPRHTRPAAPGVMTIIEDALRAAGLMR, encoded by the coding sequence ATGCGGAAAGTGTCAGATACGATTGCGCGCCTCGCGGCGATTCGCGCCCGGCAACCTTCTCCTCTCCCGGATTTCCGTTCCGACCGCCTCTTGAACCTCACCGGTTTCGGGTCCAACCCGGGCGCGTTGAACGCCAGGATCTACCTTCCAAAGGGTCTGCCAAAAGGTGCGCCGCTCGTCGTCGTGCTGCACGGCTGCACCCAGAACGCGGCTGCCTACGACCACCATTCCGGCTGGTCCCGCCTCGCCGACGAAGCCGGCTTCGCGCTGCTCTTTCCCGAGCAGCAACGCGCCAACAATCCTAACCTTTGTTTCAACTGGTTTCTCCCTGCCGATGTCAGGCGCGGTTCGGGCGAGGTGCTTTCGATCCGCCAGATGATCGAGACGATGGTGGTCATCCAAGGTCTCGACCGAAAACGCATCTTCATCACGGGTCTCTCGGCCGGAGGGGCAATGGCGGCGGCCATGCTCGCGACCTATCCGGACGTGTTCGCCGGCGGCGCGATCATTGCGGGGCTTCCCTACGGCAGCGCGACGACCATTCCGGAGGCGTTCGATCGCATGCGCGGCCATGGCGGCCGGTCGGATAAGGATCTGCAAGGCGCTCTCCGCAGCGCATCCGATCATCGAGGACCTTGGCCAAGGATATCGATCTGGCACGGGACCGCCGACCGCACGGTTGCGCATTCCAACGCGGAAGCAGTCGCGGCGCAGTGGCAAGGCGTTCATGGCCTCGAAAAGACACCTACAAGATCAGAGGTGTCAGGGCGGCATGCAAGGCGTCTTTGGCTCGACCCCGCGGGAGAAGTGGCCCTTGAGATAAATAGTATTGCCGGCATGGGCCACGGAACCCCGCTGGCCAATGACGGTTTCAGCGCGCCAGGGCCATTCATGCTCGATAGCGGCATCTCTTCCACACGGGAGACCGCTCGGTTCTGGGGGATCGTGGCAACGGAAAAGAGCGTGTCCACGAGATCGCGGCAGAAAGTGGTCGACGGTGAGAGGCTGCTAACCCGTACACCGTTGCCAGATATGGAGCAGTCTCCGGACCCAAATGCCGTCAAGCAGTTCCCGCGTCATACGAGGCCGGCTGCACCGGGGGTGATGACGATCATCGAGGACGCCCTCCGGGCTGCGGGATTGATGCGTTAG
- a CDS encoding AI-2E family transporter, with translation MQSTLSVAHRRTALPTVATVVVTVAALYFGREVFLPIAIALLLTFALAPMVSALKRAGVPRVAAVVLSVLGAFAALALFSFIVASQVNELAHNVSLYQANILTKVRLLKERGVGGGIIARLSDVVERVGQEIDRQEPALPSAADTPKREPVPVEIVARERPLEVLQSIVGPLISPLASAGLIIVVVVFMLLEREDLRDRFIRLVGYGDLHRTTQALQDAGRRVGRYLLMQMVVNVAYAVPIAIGLWILGIPNALLWGLLALALRFVPYIGPIIGASLPLFLALAVAPGWSLLLWTAALFVVMELITGNVIEPWLYGSRTGLSPLAIIVAAIFWTWLWGPLGLVLSTPLTVCLVVLGRHVPQFEFLDVLFGNEPMLEPHARLYQRLLAGDPEEATDHAEEFLEEGYLVEFYDKVAIPALLLGEQDRVRGVMGEPQRRQVAASAQTLVANLVDSAQQEASEEEEPALADDAEPSDTKGGEDEIELPDGTDITVLCAGGRGELDDAAAAMLMQVLEVQGAEASMASFADLEPNALRRLELGSFDTVVVNFLNQDSVKHARFLVRRLKRAKAALRVGVVLWSGPGNDDNDACEKLATGINADFVADGMISAVLGALSKSAPVGLKSTAKRRRPPPRRKRALSATPTE, from the coding sequence CTGCAAAGTACCCTTTCGGTAGCACATCGGCGCACCGCGTTGCCGACCGTCGCGACGGTCGTAGTCACCGTGGCCGCTCTGTATTTCGGGCGCGAGGTTTTCCTGCCGATAGCGATTGCCCTGCTGTTGACCTTCGCACTCGCCCCGATGGTTTCCGCGCTAAAACGGGCCGGCGTGCCCAGGGTCGCGGCTGTCGTATTGAGCGTCCTTGGCGCCTTCGCAGCGCTGGCTCTGTTCAGCTTCATTGTCGCCTCGCAGGTCAACGAATTGGCGCACAATGTATCGCTTTATCAGGCAAACATTCTAACCAAGGTTCGCTTGCTGAAGGAAAGAGGCGTGGGGGGAGGGATCATTGCCAGGTTGAGCGATGTGGTCGAGCGTGTCGGCCAGGAGATTGATAGACAGGAACCTGCGCTGCCCTCAGCGGCAGACACGCCAAAGCGCGAACCGGTGCCAGTCGAAATCGTCGCGCGCGAAAGGCCGCTCGAGGTGCTCCAGAGCATCGTCGGCCCTTTGATCAGTCCCCTGGCATCTGCCGGTCTGATCATAGTCGTTGTCGTCTTCATGCTCTTAGAACGGGAAGATCTACGGGATCGTTTCATCCGGCTCGTGGGCTACGGCGACCTTCATCGAACGACTCAGGCGCTGCAGGATGCCGGAAGGCGAGTCGGTCGCTATCTGCTGATGCAGATGGTGGTCAACGTCGCCTATGCAGTGCCAATTGCAATTGGGCTCTGGATACTCGGCATCCCTAACGCCTTGCTCTGGGGCTTGCTAGCACTTGCACTTCGCTTTGTGCCCTATATCGGCCCGATCATCGGTGCTTCCCTACCTTTATTCCTAGCGCTCGCCGTGGCTCCCGGATGGTCGCTCCTGTTGTGGACAGCGGCGCTGTTCGTCGTGATGGAGCTGATCACCGGCAATGTCATAGAGCCTTGGCTTTACGGGTCGCGCACAGGCTTGTCGCCGCTGGCGATCATAGTCGCTGCAATCTTCTGGACCTGGTTATGGGGGCCACTCGGTCTGGTCCTGTCAACGCCCCTAACTGTCTGTCTAGTCGTGCTCGGTCGGCACGTTCCGCAGTTTGAGTTCCTCGACGTGCTGTTCGGCAACGAGCCGATGCTTGAACCCCACGCGCGGCTCTATCAGCGTCTGCTCGCCGGCGACCCAGAAGAGGCCACAGACCATGCTGAGGAGTTTCTTGAAGAGGGCTATCTGGTCGAGTTCTACGACAAAGTGGCCATTCCAGCCTTGCTGCTAGGCGAGCAGGATCGTGTTCGCGGCGTAATGGGCGAACCGCAAAGACGTCAGGTGGCGGCAAGCGCCCAGACTCTGGTGGCAAACTTGGTGGATAGCGCGCAGCAGGAGGCCAGCGAGGAAGAGGAACCGGCCTTGGCCGACGACGCCGAACCGAGCGACACCAAGGGCGGCGAGGATGAGATCGAACTGCCTGATGGCACCGATATCACCGTGCTGTGTGCAGGTGGGCGTGGCGAACTCGATGACGCTGCGGCCGCCATGCTGATGCAGGTGCTGGAAGTCCAGGGTGCGGAAGCATCAATGGCCAGCTTTGCCGATTTGGAGCCAAACGCTCTTCGCCGCCTCGAACTTGGCAGCTTCGACACCGTTGTCGTCAATTTCCTCAACCAGGATTCGGTCAAACACGCTCGCTTCCTTGTTCGTCGCCTGAAGCGCGCAAAGGCGGCGCTACGGGTAGGCGTGGTGTTGTGGTCCGGGCCAGGCAATGACGACAACGACGCATGCGAGAAGCTTGCCACTGGCATCAACGCCGATTTCGTTGCGGATGGCATGATCAGTGCTGTGCTTGGTGCGCTTTCCAAATCCGCGCCAGTCGGGCTCAAATCAACGGCAAAACGCCGTCGCCCTCCGCCTCGTCGGAAGAGGGCCCTCTCGGCCACTCCGACCGAGTGA
- a CDS encoding sensor histidine kinase translates to MTSDSDMAETVGQLLETPDLASALESEQFKKFLDQVPIAIAVSDLGGLERVVYANPEFEKLSGLKAAALAQKHWAALSGIGLHQQKDRALSGAVVEETDFVGTFRLERAEDNPAIVDVYSNVIEDDGGKACFRLVALVDVSVHGEAESARTIEERVREKDTLLRELQHRVKNNLQMITALIRLETRNATEPDRERFERLAGRVDALAILYKTLSGEEHKEEVDLGVYLSQIASAVMASHAVEGIRLDMKVDTYPVSVNVAMPAGLVVNELLTNALKHAFRGRDSGTITLHSVVNDDGCRVVVADDGIGLPEGESWPKQGKLGALIAQSLTENAKAEFDVTSSADAGTRVTIVFKRSAAAA, encoded by the coding sequence ATGACATCGGATTCAGATATGGCGGAAACGGTCGGGCAGCTGCTGGAAACGCCGGACCTTGCCAGCGCGCTGGAAAGTGAACAGTTCAAGAAGTTTCTCGACCAAGTGCCGATTGCAATCGCCGTTTCGGATCTCGGTGGGCTGGAACGTGTGGTCTATGCCAATCCGGAGTTCGAGAAGCTCTCCGGCCTGAAGGCGGCCGCGCTCGCCCAGAAGCATTGGGCGGCACTTTCCGGTATTGGCCTCCACCAGCAGAAGGACCGCGCGCTGTCCGGTGCGGTGGTCGAAGAGACCGATTTCGTCGGTACGTTCCGGCTTGAGCGGGCCGAGGACAACCCAGCAATCGTCGACGTCTATTCCAACGTAATTGAGGATGACGGCGGCAAAGCCTGCTTCCGGCTGGTCGCACTGGTCGACGTCTCGGTCCATGGCGAGGCCGAAAGTGCGCGGACGATCGAAGAGCGCGTCCGCGAGAAGGACACGCTACTGCGGGAATTGCAGCACCGGGTGAAGAACAATCTGCAGATGATTACCGCCCTGATACGCCTCGAAACGCGCAATGCGACCGAGCCGGACCGCGAGCGCTTCGAAAGACTGGCCGGCCGCGTCGACGCCCTGGCTATTCTTTATAAGACGCTGTCGGGCGAGGAGCACAAGGAGGAAGTCGATCTCGGCGTCTATCTGAGCCAGATCGCGTCCGCCGTAATGGCGTCGCATGCTGTCGAGGGCATTCGCCTCGACATGAAGGTTGATACCTACCCGGTTTCGGTCAACGTTGCCATGCCTGCTGGCCTGGTGGTCAACGAACTGCTGACCAACGCGCTCAAACATGCATTTCGCGGGCGTGACAGCGGCACGATCACCCTGCACAGCGTCGTTAACGACGATGGCTGCCGTGTCGTCGTCGCCGATGACGGCATCGGGTTGCCGGAAGGCGAGAGCTGGCCCAAGCAGGGCAAGCTCGGCGCGCTCATCGCCCAATCGCTGACAGAGAACGCCAAGGCTGAGTTCGACGTGACTTCCAGCGCTGACGCGGGCACCCGAGTCACCATTGTGTTCAAGCGCTCTGCCGCGGCAGCATAG
- a CDS encoding DUF3618 domain-containing protein produces the protein MTEKSAAELEREAEAARARVVETAESIRGKMTPGQLLDEFTGIFSGGESSAMLNNLRTQVRDNPLPVTMVGAGLAWLMLGSGPSNGSNRPASYATPTPPSGRYEAEGGGLGSTLSDAAGSVSSAASSVGSTISSGAKGIAEGLTSNAADAGSAAGDMAAKASRSAHELLNDQPLAVAAVGLAIGAAIGAMLPHTAIEDEQLGGYREKLRDTSEGMLEQGLDQAKQVAAEAYETIKQEAGRQDTQAGTVADQIGDVVQSAADSAERSVRERISPSEQKS, from the coding sequence ATGACCGAGAAATCCGCAGCCGAACTTGAACGCGAGGCGGAGGCCGCGCGCGCCAGGGTGGTGGAAACCGCCGAATCCATTCGAGGCAAGATGACACCGGGACAATTGCTGGATGAATTCACCGGGATCTTCTCCGGAGGAGAGAGTTCGGCCATGCTCAACAACCTGAGAACCCAGGTCCGGGACAATCCTTTGCCCGTGACCATGGTGGGCGCCGGCCTGGCTTGGCTGATGCTGGGCAGTGGTCCGTCGAACGGCAGCAACCGCCCGGCCAGTTATGCGACGCCTACACCGCCCAGTGGGCGCTACGAGGCGGAGGGCGGCGGCTTGGGCAGCACGCTCTCCGACGCTGCTGGATCGGTCTCGTCAGCCGCAAGCAGCGTTGGGAGCACCATATCGAGCGGGGCAAAGGGCATCGCGGAGGGACTGACGAGCAACGCCGCTGATGCAGGATCGGCGGCTGGCGACATGGCTGCGAAAGCCAGCCGCTCGGCGCATGAGCTATTGAATGATCAGCCCCTGGCCGTTGCGGCGGTCGGTCTCGCCATCGGCGCCGCGATAGGCGCCATGTTGCCCCATACCGCAATCGAGGATGAGCAACTGGGCGGATATCGCGAGAAGCTTCGCGACACCTCGGAGGGCATGCTCGAGCAAGGCCTCGATCAGGCCAAGCAAGTTGCCGCAGAGGCCTACGAGACGATCAAGCAGGAAGCTGGACGGCAGGACACACAAGCAGGCACGGTGGCCGACCAAATTGGAGATGTCGTCCAATCCGCGGCTGACTCGGCGGAGCGGTCCGTACGTGAACGGATTTCTCCGTCAGAGCAAAAATCCTAG
- a CDS encoding phage holin family protein yields the protein MNTQDNPSLATLVTDLAQNVTTLVQTEARLLRAELSEKLTKTGAGAAEVLGGAICLLAALIVLLQALVIALTRAGLGAGWSSLLVGVVVAILGVILLRTGTASMAPSELTPDRTQEQLRRDANVIKEQVR from the coding sequence ATGAACACGCAGGACAATCCCAGCCTCGCGACCCTGGTGACCGACTTGGCCCAAAACGTCACCACGCTGGTGCAAACCGAAGCCAGGCTTCTGCGGGCGGAGCTTTCAGAAAAGCTCACCAAGACGGGAGCTGGCGCCGCCGAGGTGCTGGGCGGAGCAATCTGCCTGCTCGCGGCTCTGATCGTGCTGCTGCAAGCACTGGTCATCGCATTGACTCGGGCAGGGCTGGGCGCCGGGTGGTCCTCACTGCTGGTCGGCGTGGTGGTAGCGATTCTTGGCGTTATCCTGCTGCGCACGGGGACGGCAAGCATGGCGCCTTCCGAACTTACTCCCGACCGGACGCAGGAACAGCTCAGGCGCGACGCGAATGTGATCAAGGAACAAGTGAGATGA